The Oncorhynchus mykiss isolate Arlee chromosome 10, USDA_OmykA_1.1, whole genome shotgun sequence nucleotide sequence CCCCTTCCACCCTGCTCCCTCTCGACCTCAGACCGACCACAGTGATTATGCACAATCAATAacttttgtgtgttttgtctaTTCTCTCTCGTCTTTCCATTGGGCCTCTAGGATGCTGCGGGCAAGGTGCTGGACCGCTGGTCCATTATGTCTCGGGAAGAGGAGATCATCACCCTGCAGCAGTTCCTTCGTTTCGGAGAGACCAAGTCCATCGTAGAGCTGATGGCCATCCAGGAGAAGGAGGGTCAGGCGGTCACCGTGCCCTCCTCCAAGACCGACTCAGGCATCCGGACGTTCATCGAGAGCAACAGCACGGGACGCGGCCGAAGCCCAGGCCTCCTCAACCACATGGAGACCAGCAGCCCGTCCAGCATCCACCACTTTGAGAACATCCCTAACAGTCTCGCCTTCCTGCTGCCGTTCCAGTACATCAACCCTGTGTCGGCCCCCATGCTGGGCCTGCCCCCCAATGGCCTGGCGCTGGAGCAGTCGGGCCTCCGGGTCCTCCACGACCGGGATCGTGAGGCCAGCCTACCCAACCAGGGCGAGCCGGTGGAGAGCAGCGAGTCCGAAGTATCCCTCAGCCCTTTCCGCAGCAGCGGTCAGAGCCCCAGCCGCATCGGAGCCCTGGGGGGCATGAACAACACCATCGAGCCCAAACAGGAGCCCAACAACCGAGCATCACCTATCTCGCCCACTCCTTCCAACCAGCCGTCCCAGCAGCAGACAGAACAGCAGCAGCAAGGCcagcagcagcaaggccagggGCAACCCGGGACCCCACGGCCTAGGTCCAACTCCCTCAACGACCACCAGGCCCACCACCACTTTGTGAAGAGCGAGCAGTCCAAGAGCATTACCCACTCATCCTTCTCCTCCAAGATGCACCGCATGCGCCGCATGGGAGCCACCTCACGCAAGGGCCGTGTGTGCTGCAACTCGTGCGGCAAGACCTTCTACGACAAAGGTACTCTGAAGATCCACTACAATGCCGTACACCTCAAGATCAAGCACCGCTGCACCATCGAGGGCTGCAACATGGTGTTCAGCTCGCTGCGCAGCCGCAACCGCCACAGCGCCAACCCCAACCCACGCCTGCACATGCCCATGCTGAGGAACAACCGCGACAAGGACCTCATCCGTGGGTCGGGCCCCGGCACGCCCGTCATCTCCAGCGCCAAGAGCGGCTTCACCCTCACCAGTCCCGGACGGCCGCCTCTGGGCTTCTCCACCCCGCCCCTGGACCCCTTGCTCCAGTCACCCCTGCAGAGCCCACTGGTCTTCCCCTCCCTGAAGTCGGTGCAGCCCATCCAGCCGGTGCCCCCTTTCTACCGTACGCTGCTGTCCCCACAGCACCTGGTCAGTCCTCCAGTGTCACTGCCCACCAGCCCCATCCTGccctccaccaccaacaccacctctCTGATGGACCAGCAGCATCAGCTCCTGGCTGCCGCTGCAGCCGCAGCCTCCCACAACGCCCACAATATGTCTTCTGAAGGTGGGCTAATGTCCCACCACAGGCTGCCCACCCCCAGTATCCCCCAGCAGGATTCAGCTGCTGCCACCAACACGGACCCCACGCCCAAGAAGAAGCCCCGTAAGTCCAGCATGCCGGTGAAGATCGAGAAGGAGGTGATTGACGTGGCGGACGAGTACGATGAGGACAAAGACGACGATGATGACgacagctgtcaccaccaccaccaccaccaccacccctcctcccacctccaccacaacaacatcaatggaaaccgcaacaacaacaacaacaacagcagaggAGGGAACAACAACGGCCACCACAGCGGCGGCAGCGGGCACCAGTCCCCCTCCCAGGATGAGATGAGCCCAGGCCTGATGAGGGGACACCTGATGAGGCACGACCAGGACGACTGCCGGGGAGAGGGACCCGGAGGCGAGGGCGGCAGGGGCGAGAGAGGAGGCCCAGGCGGTGAGCTCCGCTGCATGGACAGCTTCACCTCCGAGGACCAGGACCACGAGAGAGACTTTGAGAACGATTCTGAGACTTCGGACTCCAAGATGTTCTACCGCGAGGAGatgatggaggtggaggagcagCACCAGAGGCTGAGGCTCAACTCCTCCAGGAGCTCCAGAGTAGGAGGAGGCAACAACCTGGAAAAGGACCAGGAGGACCTGCAGGCCAGAGATGAGGAGGCGCAGCTGAGGAAGGAGATGGAAGACCCCAAGAGCCGCACCTCACCCTCACCCCACCAGCCCGCCATCAAGATTAAGGAGGAGCTCAACGACCCCACCTACGACATGTTCTGCATGAGCCAGTACGGCCTCTACAACGGGGGCATGGCGGCTGCCGCAGCCGCCGCCGCCAGCATGGCTGCCCTTCACGAGAGCTTCATCTCCTCCATGAGCTACGGCGCCAGCCCGCCCAAGTTCCCCTCCTCGCACTCCCCCGAGGGAGAACTGTGCACCAGCCCCAACTCCAACGACCCCAAGATCTGCTACGTGTGCAAGAAGAGCTTCAAGAGCTCCTACAGTGTCAAACTGCACTACAAAAACGTGCACCTCAAAGAGATGCACGTGTGCACCGTGTCCGGCTGCAACGCCGCCTTCCCCTCCCGACGGAGCAGAGACAGGTGAGTGtcgtacaacacacacacatatacacactaacAGTGTCTTTTTTCTTGGCTTACAATTGGTTCTTAATTTGACTGCCTCAATTTTTCTGACTAATTATTTAAATATCAGTAGAATATGAATGAATACTATGATACAACTGGTGTTATTAATTCAAGTAACAAAACAAGAATTTGAGATAAACAATaatggggcctcccactcctctttctattctggttagagccagttagctctgttctgtgaagggagtagtacacagcgttgtacgagatcttcagtttcttgtcaatttctcgcatggaatagtcttcatttctcagaagaatgtctgtttctggacattttgaacctgtaatcgaacccacaaatgctgatgctccagatactcaactagtctaaagaaggccagttgtattgtttctttaattagaacaacagttttcagctgcgctaacataactgcaaaagggttttctaatgatcaattagccttttaaaatgataaacttggattagctaacacaacatgacattggaacacagaagtgatggttactgataatgtgcctctgtatgcctatgtagatattgcataaaaatatattaaaaatatataacattcggcaatttccagctgcaatagtcatttacaacattaataatgtctacactgtatttctgatcaatttgatgttattttaggacatttctaagtgaacccattaaatatattttgatttgtttaacactttgttggttactacatgaatccatgtgTTATATCATAGTACAACGctgtacaatgtagaataatagtaaaaataaaacccttgaattagtaggtgtccaaactttttgactggtactgtgtgtgtatatatatatatatatatatatatatatatatatacaaaatactAACAATTCAGGCATTCATTACAGGTAGGTTCATTACATATGTTTTGTCCTTTCATTTTGACATTACATGACGTAATTAGAAACATTGACAATGTTGTGGATGTATGTATGGTGCATGTATcgttttatttgatatttcatcATATCAGTCATTGTGGAAAGTTTAGGACAGTAGATGAGTTTTCTTGATGAGCTACTCAACTGCAGTGAAGTCTTTTTTCTTACTTAGATGGAGTGAAATTATTAAGGCGTCACCTACCATATGTTAAGTGAAACGCACCATTAGCAGAGATACACTTTATAATGTAACAGGTATACAGTGGCATCTGTTGACTGTCATGTCAAAGTTCAGAGAAGTAGGGTGTCATCGCCAGAACACACAATCTTCCACTCTGAGATATACCCCTGTTTACCTCCCCTCACTCACCTCGTTACTGACAGGTGAGGTAGCATACATTAACGTAGACAGCGGTCTGTCAAGCCACTGCATGTATTAGCGCCCTGCTCCAGGAGGTGAGGCTAGCCACGCTCTACCTACCTGGGCTTGTTCGCACATCCACCCTatccacacacaccctcccagAATACACACACCCACTAAAGCTAGCAGCAGGTTGATGCCAGAACACAACACATGCTGAGGCTACACAACATCAGAGTGCCCTGGGCTAGCAACTAGCATCTAGCTCTCCAAGGAATTGCTaacaattgttttgtttttttgtatgaGGGGATGTTTGACGTTAGGCTATTTTAAAACCACTCTTAGGCCAGTCGAAGTCTATCAAATATGTCCGGATATTAGGGTAATTTAGGGAATTAAACTCTCAACAACGACCCCATGGTAGCATCGATAGTGACTCATTAGCATTGTTATTAGCATCATAAAAAAATGAAGTAAAGGCCTTGTGTGTGACATTGCCAGGTCTATTCCCCTGACCACCGTGTAAACAAGCATGTCCATTTGACTGAACGGTCCAGTCTGTCTTCACAGTGGGGTGTCGGTGGAAAAAGGGCCCTTGAAAGGAAATGTAAATTCATCTCCTCCCCAACGCCCCTCGAAAATAGACATGACTTCAAGTGTAACAAATGCATCTCTTTATCGCTTTAGcagaggccccccccccccccacacacacacacagtcagagcaTGCCTTTGCTCCCAGTATAATGACATATGCCACATTCTAGAGCTCTAGAAGAGGGGAAGCCTCACTCAACCAGCTCCTCTGAAGAAAGagataaaaacatgttttgttgtGTTAGAGCACGCCGTGGTGACAAGTGACACTTTTTTATTTAGATAAAGAGCGAGTGTGTTTTCTCCCCCTCCTAATCTAATTTGCTTCTCTGAGGAGTTTTTTCTCTAGTTTTTCTCAGTTGTTTTGTCTCAACAGCAACCCTCCACCCGCCTCCCCTCTCCACCCGCCTCCCCTCTCCACCCGGGGTCTTTATTAAGTTCCTTGTTTCAGTGGCatctgttcattctgttcctgTTTGTTCATTAGCACCAAGTAAATAGAGCAGGTGACTTTGGCACTTgttcagggagagagggatggaggcagggatagagggaggggaagaggggatggAGTAGGTGGATGAGAGGGAAAAAAGAGAGATGGGTTATAGTGTTAgcggaaaagagagggggaaagggggggatggaggagaagagacaggtaAAATAGAGTTagcggaggagaagagaaggtgaAATCATGCCGCTCACCTGACGCAGCTGGTGCCGACAGCAGGGAGATGACAGGAAGTGTTATTAAAGGATGCGTTGCCGTGCCGATGCGTGTGTTTGACGCAGCCGCGGATGATGCGTTAGTTCGTTACCCTCTTTGACGAGGCTTTAGGGACAGGGAGCGCCCGGGGCACGAGAGGCCTGCTGTCTCgcataaccacacacacaaacacagacacatgctTGTGCACGTATAAAATCACACAAACTCAAAAGCTGATGCGTTCCTACAGATGCATATAGTCTTACAGAGACTCACTCATTCATTGTAATGTACACAGTATTTTTAATTAGTCTCTTTATTGCACTAAAATAAAATATGATATTAAACAAATAGCCCTGACCTTATGGTTTGATACGATCCAAATAACAGCCTCCCCACAGCGAACAGACATCTACACAAATGTTTAGATACTAAATTACCATGACAGAAACGCCAATGGTATCGAGGCATCCCAACGACTCACTTCACACATTTCTGAATGAGTGGCGAGTAAGCCGACCAATACCTGCTCAGGAGCTGGACACACATGGCCAAACTGACCAATGAGGAGGCCTAATTCAGCGGCCTACTTCCTTATTTAGTGGAAGTCAAGGTAGAACTATGAATAAGAGCCCTCCCCCTCCCGTCATCCTTCCCGACCACTGCCCCAGCTTGTCTCCCAACTATATAATTTAGCCGTCCATCTTTTTTATTGGGCGCTCTCCGACATTAGCGCTCCCCACTTGTATTAGCATCTGCCGCGGCGACCCCGTAATGGCCTTTAAAAAAACACTTAACTCCGGCACTAAACGAGGAGGGGATGACAGTGGTGGGAAAAACGAATCAGTGAAAAACAGCACTAGTTAGGATCCTCTGACTCACAGTAAAGGATTTGGTTTCCAAGAGGCAGTGGGTGCTGTAGTATAGAGAGGTGCAACTGTGAGGGAACGAGGTCAAATTAGACTGTGTTTCGTCTTCCATCTTGGCTCAAAGATGAACCCAAATGTCTTCCACAGGCGTATAGTGAAGCATGAACCTCAACCCACGCTCACAGACACAGTGTCACAGTGACTGTGGAATCTTGCCCTAGTGATGTGCGTGTGACAGTTTGACTCGATTACCAGAAACACAAGCGCATAAATTCCAGAAGCGCTTTAACATAAGGCACTGATGAATAGATAGGTGTGTAGCAGGAAGAGAGGACAATCACTGCTGTGAACATATGGATCTTAGAAGGAAGACGGTTTTAGACCAAGATGTGGGTGAGTTACACCTAAGTACACTATTGTTTCCATACtttgactgtgtcccaaatggcaacctataccctatatagtgcactacttgtgatcagaaccctggtcaaaagtagtgcactatatggtaAATAGGGTGACATTCGGGACGGATCTTTTGTGTGGCGCATAAATTCCTGGTAGCATATGGGATGTATtactgagcctgccgctcctaTGGAATAAGGAGAGAAGCGTAACAACAGAGGGGTATCGCGGGGCCAAAGGAATTGTGGGTTATTGAAGCTATAGTCAGGGCTCTGGCCGAACACCAATCAGATGTGTCCCTGGGTAATCCCTTAACTACATAATGCATGCTGCAGTGTAATTGTAGTTGTAACATGGGAAAATAATTTGGTAGTTTTCATAAGGACTTTTCCCCTCTGATAATATTATTGTGGAGGAAGGATTGGGAAACCACAACGCCTCAGACATTGGTTTGCTGCTACATAAAGTTTGAGTAGTTTCAAATGACATTTTTCATAAGATTCACTATAAAATGGTACAAATTCCACAgctaataacattttatttctgATATTATGAAACCAATCATTATTATATTTTAGCACAAATTCAAATAATATTTAAAATAATCTGATAAGTAACTGTATGATTAATTAAATACAGGTTATATTGCATTAAATGTAATTATAATAATCTATGAATTATATCACAGAATAATGATATTTAATCTCAGAAAAACCAAACCGTATGCCTTCTCTTCATCCCTTGTATTTGAGCTTTAGAATGTAACATTTCTATAACAACAGAAACCGTATCTGAGCCTACATCTGCTGGGACACCCAGACATTTGTTTCCAACCAGATAATGTGTGCAAAATCCAGGTCTGTAATATGCAGTGCTAATAACcagcttcctcctctcccccaccacctctcctctctctcctcacagcgAGATGTTGACGTCTATACCAACAACAGGAGGTTGTCCAGGTACCTCAGCATATCCCATTAGTCAATTATTTCTCTACAGTGGAGTGACACCCCAGAGGATCGTAGGTAGGCGCATCAAACAAACGCTACTTTCAAAAGCCCCGATGTCAGAGTCAATTAGAGGGGAGGACAAGGACATTTGATCTACGGTATCATATTAATATTTAAGGGAAACAACAAAAGACAATGGGAAATGACAATAGTGTCACAAGCGTTTgaatagagagggggaggcatTTTGTATCTACATGGTGACGTAGATGTAAAGATACAGATCAATGGCGTGGTTAACTAACAGGATAAACAACATGGCATACtgctgttttacacacacacacacacggctaatAGAGTACAGAGAGTCCTCTAACATCTAGCTGCTAGTTGTACATcaatacagtaacagtacagtgtTTCCCTCCAGCCCCCTGGCCACCAGGCGCTCAGCTCAGAGGTAAATGATTGCATATTTATTGTGGAgggcggcacacacacacacagcggtggCAGCAGCGGTAGTATGATTAACGTCTGAAAGGCGTGCCGACCAGTAATCATCGGCCTTATTATCCTCGTCAATCATATTTTCCTAAATCAACGACAgggcctccctctctcttttctacatGTTTATATTAAAACTCTTCCTTGTTTTATTCATTTTCATCCCTTCATCGGAGTACTCTGTCACCAGGTGCTTTCCCGCACTTATTTCCCATGATGCACTAGTGTGCGGAGGCCCCTTGTCCCCACACGGATGGAGGGATGCAGAGAGTGAAGGTTAATTACGTTTGAGAGccactctctctcatcctcctgcccctctctctctcccctcctcctccccctctctcccctctctctcctcctgcccctctctctcctcctcctccccctctctctcctcctcctccccctctctctcctccttctccacttCAAGCCATGTGGGCCCAGTCTCTGGTAGAACTTGAGTGAAGCTGCAGTCTCTTGATTTGCCATGCTTAAACAAAGGCCTGATCATTTATAGAGAGAATGTGTTATTTAATTTAGCCACAGATCCCGAGttcaaaatacaaaatatctACTGATGAACAGTATGTTAATGACATTACACTATGAAAGGGGACTTTTATGTTAATTTATCTTTGATACATTTGGGTTTTGTGGATAAAGACAAAAAGATAAATCAGAGAATCACTTTCAGAAGGCTTTCGTTTGGAACAATAAGCGTCGCAAATATTTCACATTCTGTAAGTAATTGTAGGCTAATATAATGACAGGGCTTTGTTGATGTGATCTGTAACTTAGCCTTCCATCTAAACCTCCATGGTGTGTCTATGGAGTCTGTGTAACCAACCCCTGAGAGGAATATTCCTTTTATGAACTTTTTGATAAAGTTTCTCCAGCTACGTCTGAACTGAACTTCAGTGTGTGTTGCTGAGGTAGTACAGCTAGTAGAGAATAAAGACAGATAATGATGAATGTGTTACCCAACCCCTCGATCATCCTCCCACCTCTGCACTCCAAACCTCATCACATAGCAACCCCACATGACAGCAGAGGCAAAGAACCATCAGCGTCAGTTTAATATGACTTCACTTTGCTCATTACGACTCATTTAGacagtgcgcacacacacacacggtacagaGGGAAGGACAGGGCCATTGGAGGAGAGACGGGAGCCTAAAGATGATTAACGTTGGCTGGGACAGacgcgttagctagctagcctctctctctccatctcctcctacTCTGCACAAACAAAATGGCCTCTCAAGAGGCCTCCCCCGTCTTTGGGCGAAGATGAGACTGTCAATTTGGTTTTCCTGCCACGTTACTGGTCatcagggagggagaggtggagaagggagtgagggaaCGAAGGAGTTTGGTTTGGGGGGTAGAGGAATGGGGAAGAGGGGGAGTGAAATAGTGGTGGCAGAgtgatggagacagggagatggggcagagaggCTAAATCTGATAAATGAAGGAATCTGTGCATGGCCTCTAAATGAGGAAAATATAACCCCAAGAATATAACTGCAGCCTGACACACTTCCAGTGAATATGTTTAGCGATAGGGAGGAGATGCATCTGTCACCGGTGCAGGTGAATTCCTCAGCAAAGTCTATTCAAGCAGCCATTACTCACACCATATTCCACAGGCTTGAATTGTTCCAAAGATGCAGATGAAcaatctatttatttatttgaaacaGTAATCACTAATTGTTTGATTACTCAACACATCTTTTTTTCCCTCAGGGTCAGAATGTGGACTTTGTGAATGACAGTATAAGGACCAGAAGGGACATATACATGTAGAATGTAGATGGGCTGTGTGTTAATTATTCAGTTGTGGTCTTGATATTGTCATCTAGTATAAATGCTGATATCACAGTAATGACATATGGCTGATGCAGTAGTActtagtaatactgtagtaattcAGGGTACTTACTGCCTGGCACTTTAGCATGTGTTTTAACCTCATCAGTCAGGGAGCCATGGCAGACTAGAGCTTATGAGCAGTGTGTGGGGTGTGGCTTtaggggtggagacatgttgcaAAGGACCCGCCTACCTGAGCATCATCAACAGCATACAGCCCAATCACATCAGCTAATGCCATAGCCTGTTGGCATCCCCACTAAAAACAATCAACAAACCAATCAAATTGAATGTAATCGATGTAGCAAAATATCTAGACCCAATTGTTTGTTTATTGGTTGTGGAAACAGTCATTTCTCCATCTAGACAGGGATACATTAGTAGAGACAATGAGTCATGACTATGGACCATAAGATAACACCatctgtgtatcagactgttatCATAGGTTAAAAGAAGAGAGCTAAGAATTTCCATAAGTCTCAGAAcatggatgtactgtatattctctctctctctctctctctctctctctctctctctttctctctcacacacacacacacacacacacacacacacacacacaagcttgcGCGCACAGGCACACACGCGGCAGTGACAACCACGGCCAATCGATTCTCCCCGCTCCTCGATGCTGACAATGCTCAAGTGGACGGTGCTCCTGTTTGCTTCCTCTTGTAACACAGAAAGAAAGGGGTCCCTCCATTCCAATGAATGTATACTATTTTTACCCTCTTGCAGGAGAATGTCCGATAGGGAACTAAATAATTAAAGGCCAGGGACCCTTTTTGACTGCATCAACCATGGCACTGCTGGTAAGCTCTACTATACATTGTGAATCCATTTGCCCTCGTCCTGTCCTGCCAAGGACGTCTGTTTTTAGTTTGTCACTCCCTCCACCGTGCCCCTTGCCTTGCATGAAACCCCTCATATTTAAAAGCACTGCTTGATATTCCTTAGTCATTGCTTACTTTTGTTTAATTTCACTTTAAAAGTCTTGATTTCATTTGAAAAGTCCCCTAACATGTTGTATTGTGGACAGTGGGATGTGTATACTGTGCCACTTCCATATCTGGCACCAGTTATTACACACTTATGTTTACCTTTCTTTGTCCATTTTATTGTGACATTTGCTGTGGTGGAGCCTGCATCCCTCCCAGTCTGAAATGGCAACTGTGGAATTGGAGGGAAGAGGCATTGAATTTGAGCTGTCAAAACACATTTTACCTCACATCTTTTGGCATGGCTTTGCAATGCAGACTGCTACACCTCACAAACAATACCCTTTAGCTCTAGCAAGCTGTAGCACGACACCAGATCCAGGCTTACACTTCCTTGTTGTGAATTCGATGGCGGTGGCTATGCGTTATGAGATACTACTGCTCTCTGTGTGATAAAGCGGACATTTTTATTTCTTATTAAAGCGAAGGGGATACATGGGGATCATATGTTTAAAAAGTGGAGGCCTGATTAAGCCCCTTCCAATGGGGAGCCAGTGTGATAATGCTGTCGGAGATCTAATACGCTATCCACTTTCCCTCCATTATCGCATTACCACAGCTCCAATCAATTGATAAACTCTCATTCAATATGGTGGAGTATTTAATTGAGTCAGAGTCTATTG carries:
- the bnc2 gene encoding zinc finger protein basonuclin-2 isoform X2, which translates into the protein MSEEAGLDVRGSSEERSSQAPRDPETERAPESTLSGTANTPTTTSTSSITSNQHHNNSASPTAVSSSSSSGGSSGAIGVSIVSRSAKGAEGRSSMQFSTRPPSAEPGFMGTWQQQSTDQSNLLFRMSQQAGAVTRLPLKCDRSTMGRDLTDEAIRCTLVNCTCECFQPGKIHLRTCDQCKHGWVAHALDKLSTQHLYHPTQVEIVQSNVVFDISSLMLYGTQAVPVRLKILLDRLFSVLKQEEVLHILHGLGWTLRDYVRGYILQDAAGKVLDRWSIMSREEEIITLQQFLRFGETKSIVELMAIQEKEGQAVTVPSSKTDSGIRTFIESNSTGRGRSPGLLNHMETSSPSSIHHFENIPNSLAFLLPFQYINPVSAPMLGLPPNGLALEQSGLRVLHDRDREASLPNQGEPVESSESEVSLSPFRSSGQSPSRIGALGGMNNTIEPKQEPNNRASPISPTPSNQPSQQQTEQQQQGQQQQGQGQPGTPRPRSNSLNDHQAHHHFVKSEQSKSITHSSFSSKMHRMRRMGATSRKGRVCCNSCGKTFYDKGTLKIHYNAVHLKIKHRCTIEGCNMVFSSLRSRNRHSANPNPRLHMPMLRNNRDKDLIRGSGPGTPVISSAKSGFTLTSPGRPPLGFSTPPLDPLLQSPLQSPLVFPSLKSVQPIQPVPPFYRTLLSPQHLVSPPVSLPTSPILPSTTNTTSLMDQQHQLLAAAAAAASHNAHNMSSEGGLMSHHRLPTPSIPQQDSAAATNTDPTPKKKPRKSSMPVKIEKEVIDVADEYDEDKDDDDDDSCHHHHHHHHPSSHLHHNNINGNRNNNNNNSRGGNNNGHHSGGSGHQSPSQDEMSPGLMRGHLMRHDQDDCRGEGPGGEGGRGERGGPGGELRCMDSFTSEDQDHERDFENDSETSDSKMFYREEMMEVEEQHQRLRLNSSRSSRVGGGNNLEKDQEDLQARDEEAQLRKEMEDPKSRTSPSPHQPAIKIKEELNDPTYDMFCMSQYGLYNGGMAAAAAAAASMAALHESFISSMSYGASPPKFPSSHSPEGELCTSPNSNDPKICYVCKKSFKSSYSVKLHYKNVHLKEMHVCTVSGCNAAFPSRRSRDRHSSNINLHRKLLTKELDDIVLDPQLTPLPKDLRAEFLAKIYAGHHLGLDAMAGAGIGGASLGGGGLNRDASSPAGTDYPHHHPLNHHHHHHPLHHPLTNGFYHRSGPPDDYMVLDLSTASSIQSSGSVHSSRQSDEGSDEGILLDDLEEGGVSDGEDCSQHAPGQAGAGRRRDQVGEGGVGGRSEEGLTGTDPSSSPTVLSSTGGSGGILCSICHKVYSNKGTLRVHYKTVHLREMHKCKVAGCNMMFSSVRSRNRHSQNPNLHKNNVPFTTMVD
- the bnc2 gene encoding zinc finger protein basonuclin-2 isoform X6, which translates into the protein MSEEAGLDVRGSSEERSSQAPRDPETERAPESTLSGTANTPTTTSTSSITSNQHHNNSASPTAVSSSSSSGGSSGAIGVSIVSRSAKGAEGRSSMQFSTRPPSAEPGFMGTWQQQSTDQSNLLFRMSQQAGAVTRLPLKCDRSTMGRDLTDEAIRCTLVNCTCECFQPGKIHLRTCDQCKHGWVAHALDKLSTQHLYHPTQVEIVQSNVVFDISSLMLYGTQAVPVRLKILLDRLFSVLKQEEVLHILHGLGWTLRDYVRGYILQDAAGKVLDRWSIMSREEEIITLQQFLRFGETKSIVELMAIQEKEGQAVTVPSSKTDSGIRTFIESNSTGRGRSPGLLNHMETSSPSSIHHFENIPNSLAFLLPFQYINPVSAPMLGLPPNGLALEQSGLRVLHDRDREASLPNQGEPVESSESEVSLSPFRSSGQSPSRIGALGGMNNTIEPKQEPNNRASPISPTPSNQPSQQQTEQQQQGQQQQGQGQPGTPRPRSNSLNDHQAHHHFVKSEQSKSITHSSFSSKMHRMRRMGATSRKGRVCCNSCGKTFYDKGTLKIHYNAVHLKIKHRCTIEGCNMVFSSLRSRNRHSANPNPRLHMPMLRNNRDKDLIRGSGPGTPVISSAKSGFTLTSPGRPPLGFSTPPLDPLLQSPLQSPLVFPSLKSVQPIQPVPPFYRTLLSPQHLVSPPVSLPTSPILPSTTNTTSLMDQQHQLLAAAAAAASHNAHNMSSEGGLMSHHRLPTPSIPQQDSAAATNTDPTPKKKPRKSSMPVKIEKEVIDVADEYDEDKDDDDDDSCHHHHHHHHPSSHLHHNNINGNRNNNNNNSRGGNNNGHHSGGSGHQSPSQDEMSPGLMRGHLMRHDQDDCRGEGPGGEGGRGERGGPGGELRCMDSFTSEDQDHERDFENDSETSDSKMFYREEMMEVEEQHQRLRLNSSRSSRVGGGNNLEKDQEDLQARDEEAQLRKEMEDPKSRTSPSPHQPAIKIKEELNDPTYDMFCMSQYGLYNGGMAAAAAAAASMAALHESFISSMSYGASPPKFPSSHSPEGELCTSPNSNDPKICYVCKKSFKSSYSVKLHYKNVHLKEMHVCTVSGCNAAFPSRRSRDRRMSDRELNN
- the bnc2 gene encoding zinc finger protein basonuclin-2 isoform X5, producing the protein MRSWHLTMQAIRCTLVNCTCECFQPGKIHLRTCDQCKHGWVAHALDKLSTQHLYHPTQVEIVQSNVVFDISSLMLYGTQAVPVRLKILLDRLFSVLKQEEVLHILHGLGWTLRDYVRGYILQDAAGKVLDRWSIMSREEEIITLQQFLRFGETKSIVELMAIQEKEGQAVTVPSSKTDSGIRTFIESNSTGRGRSPGLLNHMETSSPSSIHHFENIPNSLAFLLPFQYINPVSAPMLGLPPNGLALEQSGLRVLHDRDREASLPNQGEPVESSESEVSLSPFRSSGQSPSRIGALGGMNNTIEPKQEPNNRASPISPTPSNQPSQQQTEQQQQGQQQQGQGQPGTPRPRSNSLNDHQAHHHFVKSEQSKSITHSSFSSKMHRMRRMGATSRKGRVCCNSCGKTFYDKGTLKIHYNAVHLKIKHRCTIEGCNMVFSSLRSRNRHSANPNPRLHMPMLRNNRDKDLIRGSGPGTPVISSAKSGFTLTSPGRPPLGFSTPPLDPLLQSPLQSPLVFPSLKSVQPIQPVPPFYRTLLSPQHLVSPPVSLPTSPILPSTTNTTSLMDQQHQLLAAAAAAASHNAHNMSSEGGLMSHHRLPTPSIPQQDSAAATNTDPTPKKKPRKSSMPVKIEKEVIDVADEYDEDKDDDDDDSCHHHHHHHHPSSHLHHNNINGNRNNNNNNSRGGNNNGHHSGGSGHQSPSQDEMSPGLMRGHLMRHDQDDCRGEGPGGEGGRGERGGPGGELRCMDSFTSEDQDHERDFENDSETSDSKMFYREEMMEVEEQHQRLRLNSSRSSRVGGGNNLEKDQEDLQARDEEAQLRKEMEDPKSRTSPSPHQPAIKIKEELNDPTYDMFCMSQYGLYNGGMAAAAAAAASMAALHESFISSMSYGASPPKFPSSHSPEGELCTSPNSNDPKICYVCKKSFKSSYSVKLHYKNVHLKEMHVCTVSGCNAAFPSRRSRDRHSSNINLHRKLLTKELDDIVLDPQLTPLPKDLRAEFLAKIYAGHHLGLDAMAGAGIGGASLGGGGLNRDASSPAGTDYPHHHPLNHHHHHHPLHHPLTNGFYHRSGPPDDYMVLDLSTASSIQSSGSVHSSRQSDEGSDEGILLDDLEEGGVSDGEDCSQHAPGQAGAGRRRDQVGEGGVGGRSEEGLTGTDPSSSPTVLSSTGGSGGILCSICHKVYSNKGTLRVHYKTVHLREMHKCKVAGCNMMFSSVRSRNRHSQNPNLHKNNVPFTTMVD